CTAAATGTATGATAAGTTAACAAATACTAATGATAAAAATTCTATTATGatgataaaacttaaaacttatgatgatatattactatacataatattttagatacCTGATTTTAATCAGagcaatgtttaaaaaacttgtaGTACTCTAAGTAAGGATACAAATTTACTTCAACACTAGGAAGTTGTTATTAGGAAACTTCAAGGTGGCTAACCCACTTTTATCTCTCAGTAAACAAGGTCATGATAATAATCAAACAATAACATTATGGTACTGTAGCTTCCATTGTTGGTATCATGAAAGATAACATTGTACTAATAGATAGGCTAAGAATCGACAGCCAACTAGCATTGCCAATCTATCGGTCTTAAAAGAAAGTAAATCATCAGCCACGAtaattttggtggaggttgaaTTATGAGAGtatgaaagggttaaaaaaagtAAGACATATCACATTATCATTAATGTGTCTTAGTCAAGACCGTCAGACACACAAATTGTAGTTTTATCATCGTCAGAAAACTagataaaaaacacattaatcaCTATTTCCGCCAAATATTAGATCTCTAATTAACAGATGTAAATTGTATTAACGAGTCAGTTAACAGTTAGTTTTACGTGAGACacgttaaatgtttaaaatatgataattatcaGTTATTTTTAGTCTCatctatagtatatatatatatatatatatatatatatatatatatatatatatatatatatatatatatatatgacaagtAAATCTTCCGTTTACccagctatttccttttgtttctagcttttaccaaacaaaatttattaatgagaatattataatatttatagcgttataatttgatataattacaattttaagcCGTGTTTAGATATCGTTATCACGATAGAGATGTAGCTCTAGCTGCTTGTAAGAAGAGTGGCTCATATATTATGTGAGATTCTTATTGTAGTATGAATTTCATAAAAAGAAAACAGATATCCACAGTCTtttgtgatgtgaaataaaatataattaatcaagcCTCacgaaacaatataaataaacgtattatcAGTGCAGCTCGCAAAATGCTCTGACAATTGTCAACTCGTTTTGGGaatcaaacaaaaaatcaaaGTATGGACAGTTTTTGCTCACTAAATCAAAGTTTAACTCTATAATGTTATAGATTTTATGAAACTTTGTCttgtttataacttaattttgacgatttttcccatatatttgatttaatactatcagtaaaaacatttttaaccaagtatttaaattcatttaaattgttatacattGAAACTTGGGATTATCTTGATACTAAATTTATGCTGTTAAAGCACATGAAGTCAGtttacttaagtttttttatgtaacttattCAATGGGTGTTTTATTCCAACTCGTCGATGGTAgagatataatttatgttttgatttacTCCCAGTGATTATACTTGTCAGTGAAATTGGGATAAAAATAATCCACACATCGATTTATACTCCAACTGTATTCTCGAAATAATGAAATTGGAATTGATTTCATCTTGTCTTTAACCCACgcacaaataaaaacacaattctggtaaaactaaataacatacaaCTCTGTTACATCAATCTCatttatttggttcattgcaaTGCCTTATACTTTACTCAATTTAACTAATTcctaaaacaaaactttacattTGTTCAGCCATTCAAAGAggtagattttgttttatttattaaacttgtacTCATCGTTTTATTCCATTCACTTTTGGTCACTTATTTTTTAAACGGGCCCCTTATACTTTACACCAGACCGCACATTTAAACTACTTCACGTAAACAATAGTGCAGTACTTTGGATCGTTGTTGACCGtagataaatttagtttaaatatctactatatatttaaatatattttagatactacaatttaatacctaatattatcaattaacattatatattttctgtgttCAGTTTTAAACATGGTGCATAGTGAGAAGGAAAACGCAGTAAAATTGGAATATCCACAGCTTAatctaaagaatatattttttaaatacagtgtttTACTTGTTGATAACAATATTAGTAGTCTATGTATAGTATATTGTATGGCTCATCGGTTGGATTCCCTTCATGACTTACCGATACAAAGCATAAAGCACTTTCCGCTTATCTGGGAACATGAAATATCAAGTAGAGTAGTTCCTTTGTTCAAACAAtagcaagttttaaaatttccccaCGTTATGACTTTAATTACATCTGGTTActtataaaaactaacaaataaatttatgccTTTTCTATTGTTAATTAAggaaaaactgttattaaacatTAGAATACACATTTAGGAAGCAGGTGGATTTTTAAAACTAAGACTGCATTCATGATTTTGGTCTTACTCAAAAGGATCATGTTTCATGGGTCAAAGAGTGCAAATTTCGTAGAGGTAGTGGTTTTAATTCGCCTCTAATAATAAAAGAGCAAACAGTCATGTAGCTTTATAAAAACATGCTGCTTTCTTTGCGGTCCATGCAATAAAATAAGTTTGTGAAGCTCACTTACATTATTCACGGctattacattttgatttattatcttGTGTCATTCTGTATTCCTCTTTAGTCAGTTGGTGGATCTGACCATTTTAGACAATTGGAACGGTGTACTCCGTCCTTTGTCACGATTCGAGGATTCACAGTTCAGCTTAAAGTTATGGAGGGCATTTTCAGGAAAATATGAGTTGGCTTTGGAAAGCTATCCTTCTATGTCCTGAATATCACGTATTAATTATGTCTTATCCTTCACGTTTACTCCTCGTAGACACAATCCTCGTAGACGTTTACTCCTTCGGTATTTCACAATCTTGTTCGGTCAGAGGTGAGGAAGAATCCACGGTTTTATTATGGGAACGCTTTACCAGCCACCCTGTCGCCGCAAGGGGAAATACACTAAATTTAGTCCACTATAGTTGAAATGggtgtataaattattagtaggaattTCATCATAAATACTATGTTTGGTTTATTTTCTCTGTTCATCCCATACACGACTTTATATTCGCTTCGTTCCTATTACAATTGACTATGGAGTATATCGCCAACATCTCTAACGTTAAGTAACTTCGATTTGCTATGAAACCCTAAcgactatttaattttatactgaataGAAGTTTACGGTACCATGAGTATTCTTAGACGCCTGGCATCATCAGGTTGTCCATACTGGTTCTTAATAACATTCCTGCACGCTTACATGGCATAGCATGCTTCATTTTATAGGCGTTCCTTTTCACCTTCACCTATCTTGTAGCATCTTCCTGTCTAACGATGTTTCTCGTCAGGATctctcataaaacattttaaaatcagataTTCACCTTTGTTGACTGAGATTATGGAGTCAATCCCATGTTGtgagttatatataatttatatatatcatCAATTTGTATTATATCTTATATCAATATAgcaatatgtttttattactaattatgttGACAAGTAAATGTATTTCaatctaaaattaatactttCCAATTTATTATTTACGCCAGTACTCTAACATGCTGCACTTTACAATCTAAACACCATAAGAATTTAAATACCTCAATATCAAAggctaatataaattaaaatagtggcTGTATTTGAAATGAACCTATTGTAAGTTGTTGGCTAGATATCAATTTCTTATTGATTCCAATTTTACCGTAAATACTAAGAACCACTTTCTAGTATTAgtgaataatacaatttttgttataatacatatGTGTTAAAAATGTGGGTATGCCCAGAGAACAGAACTAAGAACAAAGACTACCCACAGAGAAATTTTCCTTCGAAGTTCACGCTGATCAAAAatacgttactttcagtgataagCTGCGTTGTGTTACATTGCTAAAGTTGAATAAAAAGACACGAAATAAGTAATCTCTGCAAAAGCATAGATACAGAGATTAGATTTTAGCACATTTCCCCTAGGTAATCGAAAATACaattggataaatatattttcattgaaaCACCTTATAAAGTGATGGGCCTATGAGAACACACAGTCTACAGGAATACACACTACTGGTCTACAGGAATTCCTCCTTTATACGAGAAGCACAATATCACGCAAACTATACTCACATATTAATGTTGCACGACTACATGTAGTTCACTAGTTGACTAAATAGACTAGTTGAGTGTCGGACTAAAATAACTGTCTtagttgttagtaaaatatacatatgtaaattCTAATATTCAATATAAGATTCTACAATTAACtgattagtatataaatatatattttccaaaatctaATTGGTTCATCATTAGCTTAATGCCGGCTCAGCCCAATATGTGACAAAATACCTTTCCTACTACTTTATAACtctaacattttattaatcatatcttACAGATAACTTGGGGGGGGGATTTCTGATAGCCTAGAGTATTTAGCAATCTACAGTAAATGAGGATTAACGAATTATGAGTTACTCTAGAACCGTTTGGGTTCTATAGATCGCTATTCTCTAAATCCTTCTTCTTTTTCACTGTATacgtttcatatatatttttgcCACACAAAGTGCCGTAGCATGTTTTACTGAGATTgcgtgcaaaattttaaatatataactcatttcattttcaagatgTTCTCCGGACAACTACACAGACAGACTCATAAAAAGTTTAACACAAATGTGACGTATCATAAAACTAGCTCTTGTAGAAATGAGGtttcatacacaattttaagtctatataagtttattcgttttcgagatatcgtgcggacagacagacagtcagacataaatgaaatttttcaaccACACGAGTGCTCACCCAAAGCCTAAAGCCAGAGAAAGCTCAGCCAAATAAGAAGTGGAGATACTTACTGCcgtcttaaaaatataaatgcttgTTTTATGTTGGAAAGAACATCTCCTACTTGGCTATTAAATAAGGtacttttaattcatataaactaacgaatttacaataataatagaaGAATTTTGTACTTACTAATTAATTTCTAGGTTAAATAAATCGATGAAGCTAAATTgtattctataattaattattatgtattatctgttgaatacataaaatatttatttgttttagtgtaaataatttttgatgtataattttatgtaagaataaattttagttattaatattttaatagaaaatcattcatcttttatttttttatctgcagTATATTTTCGGGAAAATGAGAAAAATCTCAGAAAACGACAATCTTATTAAGTTACATAATCAAACAACTATACGTTATTAGTCTTATTTTCATGTACCTGCATTATAAGAAGGGTTGTTTTGGTCATCGTTTTCTTAAAAATGGTCCTTCAGCTTCCTTTTGGTCCTTGACTGTCTATTTTTCTCTAGATCGGATGCGGCTTTTTCAGCCTTTAGAACCTGCTACTCGTCATAACGTTTCATTAATTGTCTCATATTACAGCTATTTGACCTAAAAGTTCCAAAACATTGGAAGGATATCACTGCCTGAACGAACATAACCTTAGGGCGCACAAGCTTACAAAAGTTCTTTGCGGTAACCCAGAACAGATGTGTTCATTGACTAATTAGGATATTAGGatctttcattaaaataatattaaatgttatatatataattataatgataaaattctAACAAAAAAACGAACACCCAAAAgcagaaaaaaatttgttttgaactCCAAATTTATAGAATCGTCCCAAGTGCTCGAAATTATCAAGTACGAAATACTGGATAGTGAAAACATTATATTGGGTGCCTCAACgggtaacaaaattaattaaatttaaaaaattaacacaactaactttttacgatttttactataaaaaataagtaagtatTATGGGAATTAAATAACCCTGATAATAAAGATTCAATGGTAGTACTTTATATTCTGTGTATTAAGTCAAATGTAAACCGGAAACCGCCCGTGTGCCCAAAAACTCAATGGCCTGTGAGACTAGTGCTGGAAatttaccatttctgtatttttccagaataaatattgattttaaactttaaagaccATTGAGACAGCATGGAGTCTACAGTTAATTTTCCGCAATGCCCATCTCaatctttttcaataattataagaCACAAAATAAGTATCTTGTCATGTCTAGAGAAAATATAATAACCTACTTTAAAACCAACTAAGATGtgttaaaatgattaatataGCACACATTTACTGATCAGAACTACTGTGAGCGCCACTTTTGTAGACTTATTATTCAGAGAGAATTCTTTATTACCTTAAACAATATTGGTACATATCAACTGTATAAGAGTAACCAGTCAGctacaataaacaataatcttTTATAACCATCTTGGAACTCTCAaggtacttaaattaaatttgtttcatcaattttttcattttttttattcaaagaaaattttaaaaatgatcgattgatatttatgttgtatactatatataatgagtttaaatgtattactgaCTTTTCTAAGTTTGTCAAAATATAACTACTTATATCTGTCATTTGTTTGTGATACAGGAATTTAcactgttacattttatattgttttaattttggctATCatctttgaattaataaattgttCGTTTTACTTAAATATAGAGGACAAAAGACGACAAAAACAACacaatattatcaatataaatttatttcaaagtataaaacttataaatagctaacaataaaaatatcactcTCAACTGGCTCCTGTTTAGAAGAAGCGgcataaatttacaaataaagagTCCTTCTAGGAGCGCTCCTTTATTTTGAGTGCTCCTGAAGGAGTCCCGGTGATGTGGCGAAGGGAGGTTCGGCAGATTTACTTGCCCTGGAAGAAAGGCCTGGGTGGTCCTGGAGGGGCAGGTCCACCCTGGAGAGCTAGGGACTTGGCGATAGCCTCAGGGATGGGTGGGGGTGTAGGCAAATGGGCACCCTCTGCGTGGAATCCGGTCTCATCAGCGTACCAGGTGACAGTGATAGGGGTACCGTCGGGGGCTGTGTAAGAGTAGGTTCCTTGAGCCGTCTGTGCTTCGAGATCCTTCTGTCCAGGATTCTTCAGGAAACCATTCTCTTGAGCAGCGATACCATTGCCTGTCTCGTAGCTGAAACACGTTACTTACGGATGAGCATAttttcactgacgatttaaaaaatttaaagaactatCTGAATTTAATCACTTTTTAGATGGACATTACTGAGCACAAACCACAAAATGAAAAACccatttaataaatgtattactatatGATAACTAATTAATTAGTTGACAAAGTATTTAACCTTTCTGGTTATAACACAAAGCTAATTTAACTTAATTGCAGACTACACAAAATTGCAGTAACATTTACATaggaagtaaatttaataaaattataaatattttggaaaagattaaacttgtaaataaattacagaatacatttttatgagcTATGATATTGTTTGGTACAAAGTTCATATGGTCATTGTAATActcgacctttcttgtcgggAAATACATATACGGCATAGTATTTAGATTGGTTCCCTACAACCTAGTCTGGCCTTGGCAGGGTGATTCACTTCCAACAACGTACACCAGCTGCTATAACCGTCCCGTACCGTGAAGATGTTTAGCCTTCATCCATCACCATCGCGCTATTGGCACAGTTCTGTATATCATTAACCTTACAAGGTTTCGAGTCAAAGGTCTGGGACCTACTATTAATGGGATGTCTAGCAAAGATGATCCCCTTACACAACTGACCCGAGTGCCCTACCTTCTAGGGCAGCTGCACCCTTTCAAATTTAGGTTAAAGTCAAAGGTCTTGTTTTTCACACGACCAACGAGGAATATTAAGGCTAATCAGTTAGAAAATTTTAAGAAGAGTAACTTGTATTGAACTGAATTCCTTTGTCGGGAATTGATAGTTTAAATTCCTTCACTTACCTTATTTTGGAAGTACAGTCTTTCATAAATTTACTATCttaatatgtattgtaatatCTAAATTTACAAGATAGAGGTACTCTGTATTAAGTGTCATATAAAAAGCTTCGTTGAAGTTGCataaaatttcatatctatagcTACTTTACGTATCAAATATTCCATGGATAGACAATCAAACAGAAAAAGTCTGCCACCTTACTAAACGATCGGATTCAATGATGGTCAGCCCAATCCATCATGTACCATTGGCATCGACCATCACTGAACTCGTTGTTGCGTATATAGAAATAACACTTCATACAAAAGTCAATAAGTCAGATCGTTCTGGAGATATCgttagacagacatacagacatacagaaatgaaagttATCTAATACTTGGAGCCGCAGTgcttgctaacgctcagccaatcaattTAAAGCGTTCaccaaacaacaaaataaattagtacTTAATGACAGACGTTTatgttctttaaataataattgattgtatactttattgaataattattcatttatgaagtatattttcatatttcctATAAGAATTTATTATCATTCTGTAAGGAAGCAAGTGccaattagttattttatatagacattgtgttttttttatatttagattgatCATCAGTTCGTTAGAGTTAGATAATCATACGTTTTATCAGATACTAAAAGTTACATTGAAGTAACAACAAACAGTCTAGATGTTATCAGGTATCCAGGTAAAGTAATGTTCTTATGTAATGACATGCATGTCATTGCGTCAATCTACTCGTACATCTATGGAACGGTCCTTCATCGCTAAAACGATCAACCTGAAGGTGATATTAATAATAACGATTAGTTTGTATTACTATTGATTAAACTAATATTTCGATAACTTGCCATAAGGTTCCTGAAAAAGACAACATTTTAATCTACTAGCAAAATTTCTTTAGCAATACGTtgaagattaattaaattaaatagaggGAATGCTAAGACTAGACAGTGTAACATTAAAACCTACGCATAACAGCCACAACTTGCTATCCTGTTACAATTTTTCAGACAAGTTCTTGAAACAAGTTAGGTTTCAGGATAAAGGTcgttttataagttaataaacattCACCTTATTATTCGGCGCATGTCTTTCACATAATgaagattgttatattttgatGGAGTGAAAATGGACAAACCATCCATTTCTGAAAATTAACGATGAATATGGTTTAGTATGGATTTAGTTAGTAGAAGAGTAGAAGTTTAGGACATTGTAGTTATAAAAccttgttttatctttattttgatttataataccataagaatatatttaaattcagaatTATAATCCTCCaaaacacacatacatttttaaaacaaattttcatgaataagtgtatatgttttattttatgcaagTCATCGCAAGAttttaatttgacgtttaaaagAAAAGATGTTTGCTACTTGTTTCGTCCAATGTACACGTATATTTCTAATTTCAAATACGTCATGAAATGAATTGTACTAGCTGACAAGCGGATACCTGTATCTGTATGACCCGTCGTAGTTGTTCTCGTTGACGTAGCTGACGATAGGGATGAACTGGCCTGGAGCTATAGGTACTGGAGGTCCAAGCCTTCTCTGTGCAATGGTGCACCCGGCCAGCATCGACAGACATACCAACTGTGTGGCAACAAATTAATCATTATATTCTGGCAAGTCTCCATGACGCTTGAAGGAAAAATTACATCAATGACCAGTTAAAGtataaattgtgtttagaatataaattaaattcaaatccatttttatattataagtattttctggttttaatgaatttatttttattaaagttatgatataaaaattataaaacgataACTCCATTCGTCGTCCCATCCTATCTAAACATTTTGTAcgtaaaatgtacttaaatatatctttatactTAACTGTTATTCTTTTTTTCGTATTATCTCCTAAggatttaaatttcataatactaCATAGTGTTTTCTTAACAAGCTTAATCTTAACAAGAATACTAACgttaaattttgacattaaatttattgatgataACTGATTAAATGAatggaaatagaaaataaatgaacacgtgaaaataatttcttatcaGTTATTTGTTCCATTATTCAACTGTTACcttattgtgaataaatttaaaatcgtaCATGCATGGTAGGACTAAGCTTGCAATAAGTCTGTTATGTGTTATTCAAAATGTAAAGgatatttttccggacattttccagtTTTCACTGATACAAAAAGATTAGTAACACCTGATAAACTTTTTTACATGATGAAAagagtgttatatatatatatatatgaacgaTGGCATTTGCATGGCATCATTGATCTGTCATAGACATTTGCCCGGAACAAATTATGTTCctttcacaattcttccatcggcaaaacaaagtttaaagatttaaatggtaatttaattttgtgttaaattctccaaaataaagttatttttctcACTTCGTTGTTAAAATAGtgctttttaacatattttagattaaatacttttaattaccataattttgtaatgttatatgtaaatttatattaaaaatatataaatggaaaattcTGTATAggttacatttcatatttttcttcatttcttcttctattttttcATTCCATACACTATATATAAAGCTATATGTAATGCTTTGCTTACTTAAAGGAtagttttatatcaattaatcacaattcagttttacattaaaaaatcttaaatgaaagacTGATATCAAACCGTAGGAATGATGAAGTACTTTGTCAGTGGAGCCCTGTGAAATTGCACATTGTCCGCACTCAATGTGAACGTTTCGACTAATTTTATGCCCGCACCTGTTCACAGCATTATAATACGACCACTTGAGATTATTGCTCTACCACAAGTTACCACTCTGTCTCAGCAGTAAACACGACCATTCACGGCCTTGTTCACAGTGGTCCATAATTAACTTGCGACAGCAGCACATTGTGCGCTTGTGAACCGGACTTGATGAACGACTTCACCTCTTACTCCATCTGTCATTCGGAGGATTAGGCCATGTTGTAATCTTAATCCATTCATTTCAAGTCTCAGTCAGCAAAACCGAGAATCCCAAAACCGCACGTGGCTCTTCTTGCCTTCTTCTGTCATTAACTTGTGGCCTGACTTAGCAAGCTGGTTATAGCTGtgttcatttatttacaaaatcattaaaattatgaaaaaactaCTGCGCCAGCTGtagtcaaaaattaaattaaaaacctatatatACATATCCATATAgtaaatgatatttatgtatgtatcaGTCATATGTCCACACTTAACAAAGCATCAAATATTATACAAGAGtataaatatcttaaagaaaatgtTCTGTCCGAATTGATC
This Homalodisca vitripennis isolate AUS2020 chromosome 3, UT_GWSS_2.1, whole genome shotgun sequence DNA region includes the following protein-coding sequences:
- the LOC124357590 gene encoding endocuticle structural glycoprotein SgAbd-2-like, whose protein sequence is MMKLLVCLSMLAGCTIAQRRLGPPVPIAPGQFIPIVSYVNENNYDGSYRYSYETGNGIAAQENGFLKNPGQKDLEAQTAQGTYSYTAPDGTPITVTWYADETGFHAEGAHLPTPPPIPEAIAKSLALQGGPAPPGPPRPFFQGK